The Neovison vison isolate M4711 chromosome 10, ASM_NN_V1, whole genome shotgun sequence genome has a segment encoding these proteins:
- the LOC122918101 gene encoding ferritin light chain-like, whose amino-acid sequence MSSQIRQNYSTEVEAAVNRLVNMHLRASYTYLSLGFYFDRDDVALEGVGRLSRELAEEKRDGAERLLKMQNERGGRALFQDVQKPSQDEWGKTLDAMEAALVLEKSLNQALLDLHALGSARTGPHVCDFLENHFLDEEVKLIKKMGDHLTNLSRLAGPQAGLGEHLFERLTLKHD is encoded by the coding sequence ATGAGCTCCCAGATTCGTCAGAATTATTCCACCGAGGTGGAGGCCGCCGTCAACCGTCTGGTCAACATGCATCTGCGGGCCTCCTACACCTACCTCTCTCTGGGCTTCTATTTCGACCGTGACGATGTGGCTCTGGAAGGTGTGGGCCGCCTTTCCCGCGAGTTGGCTGAGGAGAAGCGCGACGGGGCCGAGCGTCTCTTGAAGATGCAAAACGAGCGCGGCGGCCGCGCCCTCTTCCAGGACGTCCAGAAGCCGTCCCAAGATGAGTGGGGGAAAACCCTGGATGCCATGGAAGCTGCCCTGGTTCTGGAGAAGAGCCTGAACCAGGCTCTTCTGGATCTGCACGCCCTGGGTTCTGCCCGCACAGGCCCCCATGTCTGTGACTTCCTGGAGaaccacttcctggatgaggaGGTGAAGCTCATCAAGAAGATGGGCGACCACCTGACGAACCTCAGCAGGCTGGCCGgcccccaggctgggctgggcgaGCATCTCTTCGAGAGGCTCACCCTCAAGCATGACTAG